From a region of the Paenibacillus sp. R14(2021) genome:
- a CDS encoding extracellular solute-binding protein: protein MRRKVSALLLLSAAAVAYVAFSLPGKAPRDAVSADVGTVGTAAGQERTGMTGVLKKGGYEAYLAQYDDKGATAQDVVIEGENYIEAQGMEPAVLEHYKGKPGKAVRTGDSGTMTWTFEVKQDGLYNIGMSLYTEPGKESDIERELRIDGVLPFAEARSLTFNRIWTNEHQTFDRDDRGNDLAPNQVEAPMWQDTLIKDGTGFYEKPFLFHFSPGKHTLSLTSVKEPLVIDQLKLSTPQITPSYKEAASRYKAEGYKPAQAVSIKLQAEQALYKSTPNLLPYNDRSSPALEPFHVSKLRNNAMGGWAWRLPGQWIEWEIDVPQDALYQIALKSRQNSLRGMSALRTMYIDGELPFEELRNVAFPYSSSWQMKVIGSGKDEPYLFHLSKGKHRIRMEVTLGGLAPILRSVESSILELNAMYRQIISYTGTVPDAYRDYNLEQRIPTMTEVFRKQSVQLASIAKRMEGAAGDGNERTAIINKIAYQLNDMADNPESVPSRIDAFKTNVGSLGSWMLTVNEQPVSLDYLIVGTPNDKLPDPEAGAWTKFTSSTKAFLASFYENYDDFSGVDEGGDSVSVWVTSARDQAQVIKRLVDDDFTAKTGIHVSLKLVGADVLIPSTVAGKGPDVALQVGNDLPVNYASRSAVVDLSKFPDFEQVRKQFNPSAMVPYEYNGSYYALPEQQTFPMLFYRTDILEDELHLKVPQTWEDVYDMLPTLQKHNLQFGLPQKPLDSLGNDLVTTNIATLPPNPAMAMFLFQHGGQFYKDGGKASDLDSETAIQQFKQWTDFYVNYKIPIAVDFANRFRTGEMPIGIVDYTMYNKLSVFAPEIKGLWSFAPVPGTDAGDGTIHREVGSGGSSTVMFKHTKNKDAAWAFMKWWTGTDTQVAFGRQMEIRMGAAARYPTANMEALGRLPWPTKDYQKLQEQMQWVQGIPEVPGGYLTGRNIDNAFRRVVVQGDDPRETLENYVRAMDEEMTLKRKEFNLPYEK from the coding sequence CGGATACGAAGCGTATTTGGCTCAATACGACGATAAAGGAGCAACCGCGCAGGACGTCGTTATTGAAGGCGAGAATTACATAGAGGCTCAAGGGATGGAGCCGGCCGTGCTTGAACATTACAAGGGCAAGCCGGGCAAGGCGGTCCGAACCGGAGACTCCGGCACGATGACATGGACATTTGAGGTCAAGCAGGATGGCCTGTATAACATCGGGATGAGCTTGTATACGGAACCGGGCAAAGAATCCGATATCGAACGCGAGCTGCGGATCGACGGCGTTCTTCCGTTTGCCGAAGCGAGAAGCTTGACTTTCAATCGCATATGGACGAATGAGCATCAAACCTTTGACCGCGACGACCGCGGCAACGATCTGGCCCCTAATCAAGTGGAAGCGCCGATGTGGCAGGATACCCTTATTAAGGATGGCACGGGCTTTTACGAGAAGCCTTTTTTATTTCATTTCTCCCCAGGCAAGCATACCCTGTCGCTGACCTCGGTGAAGGAACCGCTGGTCATCGATCAATTGAAGCTGTCCACACCGCAAATCACGCCCTCTTATAAAGAAGCGGCGAGCAGGTATAAAGCAGAAGGCTACAAACCGGCCCAAGCGGTGTCCATTAAGCTGCAGGCCGAGCAGGCGCTGTACAAATCAACGCCGAATCTCTTGCCGTACAACGACCGTTCCAGTCCGGCGCTGGAGCCTTTTCATGTCTCGAAGCTGCGCAACAATGCAATGGGCGGCTGGGCGTGGAGACTTCCGGGCCAATGGATCGAATGGGAGATCGATGTGCCGCAGGATGCGCTGTACCAGATCGCGCTGAAGAGCCGGCAAAACTCGCTGCGCGGCATGTCCGCCTTGCGCACCATGTACATCGACGGGGAGCTGCCCTTCGAGGAGCTCCGCAATGTCGCGTTTCCGTACAGCTCGTCCTGGCAGATGAAGGTGATCGGCTCCGGCAAGGATGAGCCGTATTTATTTCATCTATCCAAGGGCAAGCACCGCATTCGTATGGAAGTGACGCTCGGCGGACTGGCGCCGATTCTGCGTTCGGTGGAGTCCAGCATCCTGGAGCTTAATGCGATGTACCGGCAAATTATCAGCTATACCGGAACCGTGCCCGATGCCTACCGCGATTACAATCTGGAGCAGCGGATTCCGACGATGACCGAGGTATTCCGCAAGCAGAGCGTTCAGCTCGCTTCCATTGCCAAACGGATGGAAGGAGCGGCTGGCGACGGCAATGAGCGTACCGCCATTATTAATAAGATTGCCTATCAATTAAACGATATGGCCGACAATCCGGAATCGGTTCCTTCGCGGATCGATGCCTTCAAGACCAATGTCGGCTCATTAGGTTCATGGATGCTTACGGTAAATGAACAGCCGGTTTCCCTGGACTATCTCATCGTCGGCACGCCGAACGACAAGCTTCCGGATCCGGAGGCAGGCGCATGGACCAAGTTCACCTCAAGCACGAAGGCGTTCCTAGCTTCCTTCTATGAGAATTACGACGACTTCTCCGGCGTGGATGAAGGCGGAGACAGCGTATCCGTCTGGGTCACTTCGGCACGGGATCAGGCGCAGGTAATCAAGCGGCTGGTGGACGATGACTTCACCGCCAAAACCGGCATCCACGTAAGTCTGAAGCTGGTTGGCGCAGACGTGCTTATTCCTTCGACGGTCGCGGGCAAAGGCCCGGATGTGGCGCTGCAGGTCGGCAATGACTTGCCGGTGAACTACGCAAGCCGCAGCGCGGTCGTGGACCTATCGAAATTCCCGGACTTCGAGCAGGTGCGGAAGCAGTTCAATCCGAGCGCGATGGTCCCTTACGAATATAACGGGAGCTATTACGCCCTGCCAGAGCAGCAGACGTTTCCGATGCTGTTTTACAGGACGGATATTCTGGAGGATGAGCTGCATCTGAAGGTGCCGCAAACCTGGGAGGATGTCTACGATATGCTGCCGACGCTGCAGAAGCATAACCTGCAGTTCGGTCTCCCGCAGAAGCCGCTCGATTCGCTGGGCAACGATCTGGTGACGACCAATATCGCCACGCTGCCGCCGAATCCCGCCATGGCGATGTTTCTGTTCCAGCATGGCGGACAGTTCTATAAGGACGGGGGAAAGGCCAGCGACTTGGATTCGGAGACGGCTATTCAGCAGTTCAAACAATGGACGGACTTCTACGTGAATTATAAAATTCCGATTGCCGTGGATTTCGCGAACCGGTTCCGGACGGGCGAGATGCCGATCGGGATCGTGGATTACACGATGTATAACAAGCTGAGCGTGTTTGCGCCGGAGATTAAAGGGCTCTGGTCCTTCGCCCCTGTTCCGGGAACGGACGCAGGCGACGGCACGATTCATCGCGAGGTGGGCAGCGGAGGATCGTCCACCGTCATGTTCAAGCATACGAAGAACAAGGATGCGGCTTGGGCGTTCATGAAGTGGTGGACCGGCACGGACACGCAGGTTGCCTTCGGTCGCCAAATGGAAATCCGGATGGGAGCGGCGGCCAGATATCCAACGGCTAACATGGAGGCGCTGGGAAGGCTACCTTGGCCGACCAAGGATTATCAGAAGCTGCAGGAGCAGATGCAGTGGGTGCAGGGGATTCCGGAAGTGCCGGGCGGCTACTTAACCGGACGCAATATCGATAATGCGTTCCGCAGAGTGGTGGTGCAAGGAGACGATCCACGTGAGACACTTGAGAATTACGTGCGCGCGATGGACGAGGAAATGACCTTGAAACGCAAAGAATTTAATCTTCCCTATGAGAAATGA